The Dermacentor albipictus isolate Rhodes 1998 colony chromosome 2, USDA_Dalb.pri_finalv2, whole genome shotgun sequence genome has a segment encoding these proteins:
- the LOC135910726 gene encoding venom allergen 5-like has translation MERATPALVWLWFSPLVVVLATKDCKPPYNATHTMCMEPYQNCTTYFSETFVSNVTILWIHNHYRSHVALGQLADFPPAADMLQLRWDDDLAEVADARGRRCVGSSGLSFTDYYEQRWTADFPLVGQNLLAQRSENAVQPVRWEHVVREWFHQFTDYPTDRVGSHQRLRGTDAFSQLVWARTYAVGCSYTRSEVPALAPKSKVFIYVCNYGPAGGEVGKPLYQAGAPCSRCAEDTVCDPSAGLCVMQGDKPGADKRPDTAASPPILMVAPHGGRNVPPPHEGRNVPPPQARDSAPAAVAVAVAPALAAALAAVHRWRHGAT, from the coding sequence ATGGAACGCGCTACGCCGGCACTTGTCTGGCTCTGGTTCTCGCCGCTCGTCGTCGTCCTGGCTACGAAGGACTGCAAGCCCCCGTACAACGCTACGCACACCATGTGCATGGAACCGTACCAGAATTGCACCACGTACTTCAGCGAGACGTTTGTTTCGAACGTGACCATCCTGTGGATACACAACCACTACCGCAGCCATGTCGCGCTGGGCCAGCTGGCCGACTTCCCGCCGGCCGCCGACATGCTCCAGCTGCGCTGGGACGACGACCTGGCCGAAGTGGCCGATGCCCGTGGACGCCGCTGCGTCGGGAGCTCGGGGTTATCGTTCACCGACTACTACGAGCAGCGGTGGACGGCCGACTTCCCCCTGGTGGGCCAGAACCTGCTGGCTCAGCGCAGCGAGAACGCGGTGCAGCCCGTTAGGTGGGAGCACGTGGTGCGGGAGTGGTTCCACCAGTTCACCGACTACCCGACAGACCGAGTTGGCAGCCACCAGAGATTGAGAGGCACCGACGCCTTCAGCCAGCTGGTCTGGGCGCGCACTTACGCCGTCGGGTGCAGCTACACGCGGAGCGAGGTGCCGGCTCTGGCGCCCAAGAGCAAGGTGTTCATCTACGTCTGCAACTACGGACCCGCGGGCGGCGAGGTCGGCAAGCCGCTCTACCAGGCCGGCGCACCGTGCTCGCGCTGTGCCGAGGACACGGTGTGCGACCCGTCCGCGGGACTCTGCGTGATGCAGGGGGACAAGCCGGGCGCGGACAAGCGTCCGGACACGGCGGCCTCGCCGCCGATCTTAATGGTGGctcctcacggaggaaggaatGTGCCTCCTCCTCACGAAGGAAGGAATGTGCCTCCTCCTCAAGCACGTGACTCTGCTCCCGCGGCGGTCGCCGTAGCGGTCGCTCCTGCGCTCGCCGCAGCCTTAGCGGCCGTCCACAGGTGGCGCCACGGTGCCACCTGA